CATCAGCGCCCAGCACGATAGTTGGCATACCATCCTGCGCCAGTTGCTCAAAGTCAGCTTCGGTCATTTCGCTCACGGAGCCGGAGAACAGGCTGGCGGTGATGCGTTTCGCCGCCGACAGACCCGCTTCGCCATGCACCAGACGTGTCACCTGCTCAGCCAGGACATACTGCGCGCGTGGCGCGGTGCCGCTGTTTTTGTCCTCTTCTTCCAGTGCGTTGATCTCTTCGATGCTCAGGAAAGTGAAGAACCTCAGGAAGCGATAGACGTCAGCATCCGCGGTATTGATCCAGAACTGATAGAACTTGTACGGACTGGTTTTCTTCGCATCCAGCCAGACTGCGCCGCCTTCAGTTTTACCGAACTTGGTGCCGTCAGACTTAGTGATTAACGGAACGGTCAGGCCAAAGACCTGGTTCTGATGCAGACGACGGGTCAGATCGATGCCGGAGGTAATGTTACCCCACTGATCGGAGCCGCCAATCTGCAGCGACACGCCGTGCAGCTCATTCAGGCAGGCGAAGTCGTAACCCTGCAGCAGATTGTATGAGAACTCGGTAAAGGAGATGCCCTGATCGTCACGGTTCAGACGCTGCTTCACCGCTTCTTTGTTGATCATCTGGTTAACGGAGAAGTGCTTGCCGATATCACGCAGGAAGGTCAGCACGTTCATGCTGCCAAACCAGTCGTAGTTGTTGGCGGCGATCGCGCTGTTGCTGCCGCAATCGAAGTCGAGGAATGGCGCCACCTGCTGGCGGATCTTTTCAACCCATTCGTTGACGGTTTCGCTGGTATTAAGTTTACGCTCTGCGGCTTTAAAGCTTGGGTCGCCAATCAGGCCGGTGGCACCGCCGACCAGCGCCACCGGCTTATGGCCGGCATCCTGAAAACGCTTCAGGCAGAGCAGCGGTACCAGATGGCCCAAATGCAAGCTGTCAGCAGTGGGGTCGAAGCCGCAATAGAGCGAAATTGGCCCCTGCGCCAGTTTCTCTGTTAACGCGTCTTCATCCGTCACCTGGGCGATAAGGCCCCTCTCCTGCAATTGTTGTATCAGGTTACTGCTGGTCATTACTGACTCCAAATTGATCAGACTGCACCTATGCTGGTACACAGCTTTCCGCTGAGTTGCGGAATCGAAAAAAAACAGGGCTATAGCATAAAGCGCTGACGTCTTCTGTGCCAGCGCTGATAGGGGGAAATCGTGCAGATTCAGGGTGCCAGACGGTCAATTTTCCAGCCGTCGTGATCACGCTGATAGATGAAACGATCGTGCAGACGATGTTCGCCTCCCTGCCAGAACTCTACCGTGTGAAATTTCACCCGGTAGCCACCCCAGAAGCTGGGCAGCGGCACTTCGCCCTGCTGAAACTTCTGCTTGAGCTCAAGGAACTTCCCTTCCAGAATGCCGCGCGCCGAAATCCGGCTCGACTGCTTCGACACCCAGGCCCCAATCTGACTGTCGCGCGGGCGGCTGTGGAAATATTTCAGCACCTCAAGCGGCGACAGTTTTTCCACTTCGCCCAGCACCATCACCTGACGTTCCAGAAAGTGCCACGGGAAGTGCAGGCAAATGCGCGGATTGTGCGCCAGCTGCAACGCCTTGCGGCTACCGAGGTTGGTATAGAACACCATGCCCTGCGCATCGAAGTGCTTCAGCAGCACGATACGCTGCCACGGCTGGCCCTGCTCATCCACGGTGGCCACGGTCATGGCGGTAGGATCGGGCAGTTTTGACTCACAGGCCTGGCTCAGCCACTGTTCAAACAGCGCAATCGGATTGTCTGGCAGATCCTTACGACGCAATCCGCCGCGGGTATATTCACGCCGCAGATGGGCAATGGTGTGTAGGGTTTCGCTGTCGCTCATTAATGCTCGCCTATTCAGATAAACAGTCAGCTGGCAGGTTGCAGCTCACAATCATTCACGACAATTTTATCGTTACGTTCGATAAATGCGCCGTTTCCTTTGGACCAGAAAACATAGGTGTCATCGCTGTAGCGGGCACCGGAGGCAGATACGGTCTGCTTCAGCGTCAGGGGCTTGCCGTCCATGATGAAGCTCACCTGCTCCTTCGCCTCGTCGAGCGTCACGGTCAGCGGCAGGGTTCCGCAGCGATAGTGCAGGGTCTGCGGCGACGGCGGCTGTTTATGCATCAGACTACAGCCTGAAAGCAGCAGCACTGCGGCAACGGTTAATCCTTTCAACATAAGCGGGTCTCCTTCACGAGTGAAGCTGGCATTATAAGAAGGATTTGGCGCGAAGTAAGTGGGAATCCGCGCCAATCTGGTGGATGCTGTCAGGCAGGCTGAATTATTGCGCCTTTTCAGGCGGTTGTCTGAATGCGCAGGCCGCGTTCTCAGGCTACGCTCTATAGATTCTTAAGCGAGGAAGACAAACATGAAATTTGATAACGAAGATGCATTTAAGCTGGCAGTCGCGTTTATGAACCACAAAGAGAATGCCACCATTGCCAGTAGCTACTTTAAAACCTTTATCGACACCTACCAGAAATTTGATCGCTGGCTGAGCGCATCGGACCCGGTCAGCGCCATGAAAGCTGAAAAAGCGGCCGCCAAAGCGGGCGAAGACTCTGTCCTCTGATCCCCTTCTCCACGGGTCCGATCGCTCTCCTGAGATCGGACCCGCGCATCCCGCCAGCTATTAACGCCGATACGGCGTTTTACCCTGCGTTTATTCTGGCTTTTACGGAAAGATCCGCCGGGCTTATTTCCCGCATCGGCCTCGATCTTATTTCGGGGCGGTGAAGAATGTCTGACACGAATTTTACATTTGCAATAAATGCTCTTTCCCGGCGTCATATCCGCTAATCATCCGCCTGCGCTCTGATTTTGTCTAAAAAACAGGCAACGAGACGCTGCAGCGCCAGCAAACTTTATAAAGCCGTCTATGCTGAAAACGTCTGGATATACTTCATGGAGCAGAAAAAATGAAATTGAAATCCCTGTCAGCCATTGCGTTGCTGGCCCTCTCTTTAGGTACGCTGGCAGGCTGCGCCTCAAATCAGTCGATTAAGACCACAGATGGCCGCACGATTGTGACTGATGGCAAACCGCAGATTGATTCAGATACTGGTCTGGTTTCTTACCGTAATGCTCAGACAGGAAAAACTGAGCAGATCAACCGTAATGAGATCAGTAATATGAGTGAACTCGACAACTAATATAAGGTGAAGACGATGAAAAAAGCGCTGATTTTACCTCTCGCCGCATTGATTGGTATGACCGTATTAACCGGCTGCACCCGTACCAGTTATGCAATTCAGACTAACGATGGACGCACCATTATTAGTGATGGCAAGCCTTCTGAATCGGATGCCGGCCTGCTGGCATATACCGATGCAAATGGCGTGAAGCAGCAGATTAATAAAGCAGACGTTAAAGCCGTCTCTGAAGTTCCGCACAAATAAACAGTGTGCTGTTATCCAGTTAATAAAGCCGCCTGAGGGCGGCTTTATTTTTGCCTGCGATATCGGTGTTTCCTGGCCTGAGAACGCCGTTTTTATCGGCCTCATTTAAATCAGAACTATCCGGTTTGGTCTGGCAATAATATTGCTAAGCCCGGTCAGATAGCGCCCCACAAATATGACAAAATATGACGCGGGCAGACGCTCCTGTTATCTGAATTTCAGGCTAGTCCCCTCTTTTTTAACCAGCATTATAGTTCAGTCATTTTCTGACAAATCAAAGCGCGCTGCTTTTATCAGCTACTATCAGAAGGTTATGGCTTCGCTTAAAGGTTCATTTTATTTACGGTATTTTTAACTGTCTTTAGCCGGGCTTTCAGACCTTTTCGTCCAGAGCACCTTTAACTAGAATATTTATATCGCTATTTAATCAGGAGGGTACAGATGGTTTATCACGACAAAACAACCGGTCATATGATTCTTGGTGAGGCAGCAATTAATCTGGCGTTTGAAGAGCAGGAAATCACCCTGGTTTCACTGATTCGCCAGCTGGGCGAAATGGCTGAGAATGAGCACAGCGATGAGCGGGTAGAGCAGATTGCGGATGCGCGAAACTGGCTTAAAGGTTTCATTGAAGCCTCAACCCGCGACCGCGCGGAACTCAACTGGCTGGTTGAGACCGGACAGGCTCCGGTTTCCCTTAAAGATTATCGTTAATCATGTACGGGTTACTGCTGTTCATTTGTTATGGCGCCGGACGCCCGTCCGGCGCCTGTCAGCCTGATCGTTCGTCCCTCTGCGTCTCCCTTCAGCCCGTCCGGCTTTGACCCGGTGTCCGCAATAATCAACTCATTTACCATCACGGCTGAAATAGCTGTACAGATGCACTGCTTTTGTATAACTTCGCGGCTATCTGATCGCTTTTACACCACCCTCCAGGAAATCACCCATGTACCCGACCCAGAGACTGCCGCGGACGGCAGACGACATTGCCCGTTATTTCAATGCGGCAAGCCTGCCGTCGCAGCAGGAGACGCTGGGACAGGTGGTGGTGGACATCCTGAATGCCGGTGGGAACGTGAATCGTAAATCGATCTGCACCAAACTCCTGCGTCGCCTTGAAACGGCGTCCACTGAGGAAGAAGAGCGCCATTACCGCGCGCTCATCAGCCTGCTGTTTGGGCGTTAATCTTCCCCACTCCCCCCATCAGCGCGTCAGCGGCTCCCCGCTTTCCGTCACCCGCTGTGCCTGTGGATGTTTCGCTGTCTGGGTTTCAAACCCACCCCGGGCGGCAAAAACAGAACAGCTAATCGCTGCTACGAGTGTCAGTAAGATTGAAGTTTTCACGAGACAGGCCTTAATTTTCCACGCTAAAGAATAAAGCGTGAAAGCCTGGCACAGAATCCCAGGTGGGGAAAGGAAACTGCAGCATTTCTCTTTACTGAACAAGTGAGGCCAGGCTGGCCACATAAGCCGAAATAGCGCGCTACCACGCTGAGTCAGCAGGAACAGGCGATGAAACTGTTACGCCCTTCACAGCAGGTGATGCTGCATGAGGAAATTCCACCAGGGAAGACCGAGAGTCATGTGCAGAATAAAGGTTAATAGCGTAATCACCGTTCCCGCGATCCACCACGATTTAATATCGTTATAACCTGCAGCAAAGATGATGGGCCCCGCTGCGCCCCCATAGTGGGTCAGGCTGCCGCCATAAGAGTTAGAAAAAAGAATCGCCAGCGCAAGAAGGACCGGCGCGGTTCCGGTCACCAGTCCCACGGTGGCTAATACCGGCACCATGGCAGCCACATAGGCACCGCCTGAAGCGAACAGATAGCGCACAGCCAGACTCAGAAAGACGATGATCACAATCGTGCTGTTGCCTGAACCGAGAAACGTGAGGTGGGACGACATGACCTCTGCCAGCCAGATGAATATCCCCTCTTTGCTTAACGTCGCGCTGAGTCCGATAATCCCTCCGTACCAGACCAGCGTATTCCAGCCGCCTTTATTCTGCAGAACATCATTCCAGCTGATGATATTAAAGATAAGTGCAGCCACCATCGCGATAACGGCCACCGCGGATTCGTTCAATCCCAGATCGTGAGAGAAAATCCATCCCAGCAACGCCGCAATAAAAACAATAATCAGCCCCTTCTCTTTGGGGCTGATGGGGCCCAGCGCGTTCAGTCCGTCAGTCGCAATTTTAACGTTGTCTAATGCTTTTAATTCAGGACGCACGACGTTGTAGGTAATACAGGGGATGAGCGCAAGCATCACAAGCCCCAGCGGTACCCCAGCCAGCGCCCAGCCTGCCCAGCTGATCTGAATCTGGAAAATGTCAGAAATTAACTGAAGAGCTAAGGCATTTCCCGCAAAAGCCGTTAAAAACATATAGCTGGTGGT
This genomic window from Pantoea sp. Lij88 contains:
- a CDS encoding YgdI/YgdR family lipoprotein, translated to MKLKSLSAIALLALSLGTLAGCASNQSIKTTDGRTIVTDGKPQIDSDTGLVSYRNAQTGKTEQINRNEISNMSELDN
- the pdxH gene encoding pyridoxamine 5'-phosphate oxidase, with protein sequence MSDSETLHTIAHLRREYTRGGLRRKDLPDNPIALFEQWLSQACESKLPDPTAMTVATVDEQGQPWQRIVLLKHFDAQGMVFYTNLGSRKALQLAHNPRICLHFPWHFLERQVMVLGEVEKLSPLEVLKYFHSRPRDSQIGAWVSKQSSRISARGILEGKFLELKQKFQQGEVPLPSFWGGYRVKFHTVEFWQGGEHRLHDRFIYQRDHDGWKIDRLAP
- a CDS encoding anion permease, with product MLTAKKTKIAFLLLIIVLPIIFPPPTGLTKEAAILAGIYLAAIAGLVSKPYPEPVIMLVAMALSCCVIARFDDSPLKSLDVLSGYASGTTWLVFSAFTLSAAFVTTGLGKRLAYGFILKFGSTTLRLGYVTALLDLMLSPATPSNTARAGGVVFPIINSIALALGSTPGETPRKAGRFLMVNVYMITKTTSYMFLTAFAGNALALQLISDIFQIQISWAGWALAGVPLGLVMLALIPCITYNVVRPELKALDNVKIATDGLNALGPISPKEKGLIIVFIAALLGWIFSHDLGLNESAVAVIAMVAALIFNIISWNDVLQNKGGWNTLVWYGGIIGLSATLSKEGIFIWLAEVMSSHLTFLGSGNSTIVIIVFLSLAVRYLFASGGAYVAAMVPVLATVGLVTGTAPVLLALAILFSNSYGGSLTHYGGAAGPIIFAAGYNDIKSWWIAGTVITLLTFILHMTLGLPWWNFLMQHHLL
- a CDS encoding YgdI/YgdR family lipoprotein; its protein translation is MKKALILPLAALIGMTVLTGCTRTSYAIQTNDGRTIISDGKPSESDAGLLAYTDANGVKQQINKADVKAVSEVPHK
- the ycgZ gene encoding regulatory protein YcgZ, with protein sequence MYPTQRLPRTADDIARYFNAASLPSQQETLGQVVVDILNAGGNVNRKSICTKLLRRLETASTEEEERHYRALISLLFGR
- the tyrS gene encoding tyrosine--tRNA ligase gives rise to the protein MTSSNLIQQLQERGLIAQVTDEDALTEKLAQGPISLYCGFDPTADSLHLGHLVPLLCLKRFQDAGHKPVALVGGATGLIGDPSFKAAERKLNTSETVNEWVEKIRQQVAPFLDFDCGSNSAIAANNYDWFGSMNVLTFLRDIGKHFSVNQMINKEAVKQRLNRDDQGISFTEFSYNLLQGYDFACLNELHGVSLQIGGSDQWGNITSGIDLTRRLHQNQVFGLTVPLITKSDGTKFGKTEGGAVWLDAKKTSPYKFYQFWINTADADVYRFLRFFTFLSIEEINALEEEDKNSGTAPRAQYVLAEQVTRLVHGEAGLSAAKRITASLFSGSVSEMTEADFEQLAQDGMPTIVLGADDDLQQALVKAELVPSRGQARTMIGSNAVSLNGEKQSDAEYRFSDSDKLFNRYTLLRRGKKHYCLINWQ
- a CDS encoding MliC family protein, which produces MLKGLTVAAVLLLSGCSLMHKQPPSPQTLHYRCGTLPLTVTLDEAKEQVSFIMDGKPLTLKQTVSASGARYSDDTYVFWSKGNGAFIERNDKIVVNDCELQPAS